In Dryobates pubescens isolate bDryPub1 chromosome 19, bDryPub1.pri, whole genome shotgun sequence, the following are encoded in one genomic region:
- the GINS3 gene encoding DNA replication complex GINS protein PSF3 — MSEAYFPVGPGLGLEENFLSLDDILMSQEKLPGRAESALPRLAFALGQGAAAGDSLPEGSKLEIPLWLAKGLHDSKRRIISVELPKIYKEAWRTVFSADANVVDLHKMGPYYYGFGSQLLNFDNTENPQIAQSILQTFIGRFRRIMDSSQNAYNEDTSALLARLDELERALFRAGQKGLHDFQCWEKGQAAQITASPLLQNYGKRKFADLEV, encoded by the exons ATGTCCGAAGCGTATTTCCCCGTGGGTCCCGGGCTGGGCCTGGAGGAGAATTTCCTGTCGCTGGATGACATCCTGATGTCGCAGGAGAAGCTGCCGGGCCGCGCCGAGAGCGCCCTGCCGCGCCTGGCCTTCGCTCTGGGACAGGGAGCCGCGGCCGGAGACTCCCTGCCGGAG GGTTCCAAGCTAGAAATCCCTCTGTGGCTGGCTAAAGGTCTCCACGACAGCAAGAGAAGAATCATTTCTGTGGAGCTGCCCAAGATCTACAAGGAAGCCTGGAGGACAGTGTTCAGTGCTGATGCCAACGTGGTGGATCTGCACAAAATGGGGCCCTACTACTATGGGTTTGGCTCCCAGCTCCTGAACTTTGACAACACAGAGAATCCTCAGATAGCTCAGAGTATCCTGCAG acctTCATCGGCAGGTTCCGCCGCATCATGGACTCCTCTCAGAACGCCTACAACGAggacacctctgccctgctggctcgcctggatgagctggagagagccctgTTTCGAGCTGGCCAGAAGGGCCTCCACGACTTCCAGTGCTGGGAGAAGGGCCAAGCTGCCCAAATCactgcctcccctctgctccagaacTACGGCAAGAGGAAGTTCGCCGACCTGGAGGTGTGA